One Trichosurus vulpecula isolate mTriVul1 chromosome 7, mTriVul1.pri, whole genome shotgun sequence genomic region harbors:
- the HIVEP2 gene encoding transcription factor HIVEP2: protein MPIDYCVEGSKEKETPVNFQSPWKNGSNKDLKSTALDTLHVCVQLSSELALKTVCNKMDSGDTAIGQKVTSRSGETAKVPSRWRQEQSAVIKMSTFGNQEGQRQPQIDPEQIGNTASAQLFGSGKLASSTEAVHQAIEKPYPPHRPSPYSCQHSLSFPQHSLPQGFMHSGTKQHQSLEGHHPWQFPGHMQSISSEDLFPFPIHGHSGGFARKKIPSLNPAYSQYAQKSLEQSDDAHKKEHKPKKPGKYICPYCSRACAKPSVLKKHIRSHTGERPYPCVPCGFSFKTKSNLYKHRKSHAHAIKAGLVPFTESAVSKLDLEASFIDVEAEIHSDGEQSTDTDEESSLFVDRPGNLSPGPSIPLDIASRSGYHGSLEEPLGGPMKVPILIIPKSGIPLGSESSQYVGSDALPTPSLSTKADDSHTVKQKLALRLSEKKGQDSEPSLNLLSPHSKGSTDSGYFSRSESAEQQISPPNTNAKSYEEIIFGKYCRISPRNALSVTTSGQERTMMGRKSIMEPLPHVNTRLDITMVEDPTSQVIPSKGDIMEPSQPSPLKSTKFNTEPRQSQTIPGSLKNEGKLYPTSHQGSSPVLLEAPVDSSPLIRSNSMPTSSATNLSIPPSLRGSHSFDERMSGSDDVFYPETVGITPHRMLRRQAAFELPSVQEGHIDIEHHGRISKTISVASNRMIGEMGSSLKEKKLMAGDRIGYDYDICRKSYRKWEESEATKQSFRDISCLSGLKHGGEYFIDPSMSSQVVPTMFGVTCETRKRRKEKSVGDEEDTPMICGSIPGTPLGMMTSDYDPKLQMQEGMRSGFTISGHDNPSLGHSERFEPCRPQLQSGTSSEESPLITDTEKMADSANRKPPGNVISVIQHTNSLSRPNSFERTESTDLVANQQDKAYSPSETCESEISEAPVSPECVQQGDSTEARGKPPSSQHQHQQSYHMQPRLVRQHNIQVPEIRVTEEPDKPDKEKEVQSKEPEKPAEEFQWPQRSETLSQLPAEKLPPKKKRLRLADMEHSSGESSFESTGTSLSRSPSQESNLSHSSSFSMSFEREESLKLVAPPKQDEFGKQSEFLTVPAGSYSLSVPGHHHQKEMRRCSSEQMPCPHPAEVPEIRSKSFDYGNLSHAAVAGAPPATLSPSRERKKCFLVRQASFSGFPEITPAEPGMEQGIKQEQMEHMQAGLRSAWHHSSSMLLPILAEDSGNQLGAGSSHLAQQPVVHMDSQETLRTSLIPPAPYLSSKHPSEQPHLFAHQENIPFPPIHNALFQFQYPTVCMVHLPTQQPLWWQACTEPLQRHFQPHFALQKSYGKSHFQPDIHTSYHLEHATDHLGKKSDDYAHTKEQSYLHYSGMSGEHSKNALAKFQSDHSIKSSDMSSEQHSQADFDSSNSGPVQSLPGTVVPVRIQTHVPSYGSVMYTSISQILGQNSPAIVICKVDETMTQRTLVTNAAMQGIGFNIAQMLGQHSGLEKYPLWKVPQTLPLGLESSIPLCLASSSDTASTLGGSKRMLSPASSLELFMETKQQKRVKEEKMYGQIVEELSAVELTNSDIKKDYSRPQKPQLVRQGCASEPKDGLQSGSSSLSSLSPSSSQDYPSSSVPSSEPFPLSREKLSSFSATPPGQKSSGPSEGKESSDELDIDETASDMSMSPQRSSLPPGDTQLEEQGKQQKFPVGMLVQMASGPSGKMGNSTILLTDVADFQQILQFPSLRTTTTVSWCFLNYTKPSYVQQATFKSSVYASWCISSCNPNPSGLNTKTTLALLRSKQKITAEIYTLAAMHRPGTGKLTSSSAWKQFAQMKPEASFLFGSKLERKLVGSILKERGKGDIHGDKDIVSKQTEPIRIKIFEGGYKSNEEYVYVRGRGRGKYICEECGIRCKKPSMLKKHIRTHTDVRPYVCKLCNFAFKTKGNLTKHMKSKAHMKKCLELGVSMTSVDDTETEEAENIEDLHKGTEKSSMSGISTDHQFSDAEESDGEDGDDNDDEDDDDDEFDDQGDLTPKTRSRSTSPQPPRFSSLPVNVGAVPHRAPTDVSTGHSSLISYLVTLPSIQVTQLMTPSDSCEDTQMTQYQRLFQSKSTDSEPDKDRLDIPSCMDEEYMLSSEPSSSPRDFSPSSRQSSPGYDSSPCRDNSPNRYLMPKGDLSPRRHVSPRRDLSPMRHLSPRKEAALRREISSRDVSPRRHLSPRRPLSPGKDIVGRRDLSPRRERRYMTTIRAPSPRRALYHNPPLSMGPYLQSEPVLLGPTNLRRGLPQVPYFSLYGDREGAHEQQGSSLFPEGPNDYVFSHLPLHSQQQVRAPIPMRPIGGIQMVHSIPTAISGLHAPPTMPLPVAGSEENQRAAAETIAREPYNISQPHEKRSSHALHSSGPPSTSSSPLLLLKQSTSEDSPNATEREQEEHIQTCTKAIASLRIATEEANLLGADQSSKALEPHQKPSESAHLSIRHFSGPEPGQPCTSATHPDLHDGEKDNFGTSQTELAHSTFYSKSCVDVQQLGFHSRKELPSSTQEGKDPASEKSQLH from the exons ATGCCTATAGATTACTGTGTAGAAGGCTCCAAGGAGAAAGAGACACCAGTAAATTTTCAGAGTCCCTGGAAAAATGGGAgcaacaaagatttaaaaagcacAGCTTTGGACACACTCCATGTGTGTGTACAGCTTTCAAGTGAACTAGCACTTAAGACCGTGTGTAACAAAATGGACTCTGGGGACACAGCTATAGGGCAAAAAGTTACCTCAAGGTCTGGAGAAACTGCTAAAGTACCGAGTAGATGGAGACAAGAACAATCAGCTGTTATTAAGATGAGCACTTTTGGCAATCAAGAAGGACAGAGGCAACCACAAATAGATCCTGAGCAAATAGGAAACACAGCATCAGCACAACTGTTTGGTTCTGGGAAACTGGCATCATCTACTGAAGCTGTTCATCAGGCTATAGAGAAGCCGTATCCACCACACCGCCCAAGTCCCTACTCATGCCAACATTCGCTTTCTTTTCCTCAACATTCGTTGCCACAGGGGTTCATGCACAGTGGTACCAAACAGCACCAGAGCCTGGAAGGCCATCATCCCTGGCAGTTTCCTGGCCACATGCAGTCAATCTCCTCTGAGGACTTATTTCCTTTTCCCATCCATGGCCACAGTGGAGGCTTTGCCAGAAAAAAGATTCCCAGCCTGAACCCTGCTTATAGCCAATACGCACAGAAAAGTTTAGAACAATCAGATGATGCTCATAAGAAAGAGCACAAACCCAAAAAGCCTGGCAAGTACATTTGCCCCTACTGTAGCAGGGCTTGTGCCAAACCGAGTGTATTGAAAAAACACATTAGGTCCCACACTGGTGAACGGCCATACCCTTGTGTACCTTGTGGTTTCTCTTTTAAGACAAAGAGCAATTTATACAAGCACAGGAAATCACATGCCCATGCAATTAAGGCAGGATTAGTCCCTTTCACAGAGTCAGCCGTGTCTAAATTGGACCTAGAGGCCAGTTTTATTGATGTGGAAGCAGAAATACATTCTGATGGCGAACAGAGCACAGATACTGATGAGGAAAGCTCTTTATTTGTGGACCGGCCTGGAAACCTGAGTCCAGGACCATCAATCCCATTGGATATTGCTAGTAGAAGTGGCTATCATGGGTCTTTGGAAGAACCCTTAGGAGGCCCAATGAAGGTGCCCATTTTGATAATTCCCAAAAGTGGGATTCCATTAGGTAGTGAAAGCTCCCAGTATGTCGGCTCTGATGCACTGCCGACTCCATCCTTAAGTACTAAAGCGGATGATTCTCATACTGTTAAACAGAAACTTGCACTAAGACTTTCTGAGAAAAAAGGACAAGATTCTGAGCCATCTTTAAACCTCCTGAGCCCCCATAGCAAAGGAAGCACTGATTCTGGTTATTTTTCCCGCTCAGAAAGTGCAGAACAGCAGATAAGCCCCCCAAACACAAATGCCAAGTCTTATGAAGAAATCATCTTTGGAAAATACTGTCGGATTAGTCCGAGAAATGCACTTAGTGTCACAACATCTGGTCAGGAGCGCACCATGATGGGTAGAAAGAGTATAATGGAACCATTACCTCATGTAAACACAAGGTTAGATATCACAATGGTTGAAGATCCCACTTCACAGGTGATCCCAAGCAAGGGAGATATAATGGAACCTAGTCAACCCAGTCCTCTGAAATCCACCAAATTCAATACTGAGCCCCGACAATCCCAAACTATTCCAGGATCtctcaaaaatgaaggaaaacttTATCCAACAAGTCATCAAGGTAGTTCCCCAGTTCTGTTAGAAGCACCTGTAGATTCTTCACCACTTATTAGAAGCAACTCTATGCCAACTTCTTCAGCAACTAATTTAAGTATTCCTCCATCTTTGAGAGGGAGCCACTCATTTGATGAAAGAATGAGTGGTTCAGATGATGTATTTTATCCAGAGACTGTGGGAATAACCCCACATCGCATGTTAAGAAGACAAGCTGCATTTGAGTTGCCCTCAGTACAGGAGGGACACATAGACATAGAACATCATGGGAGAATATCAAAAACTATCAGTGTTGCTTCTAATAGAATGATTGGTGAAATGGGCTCATCCCTGAAGGAAAAGAAACTTATGGCTGGTGATAGGATTGGTTATGACTATGATATCTGTCGTAAATCCTATAGGAAATGGGAAGAATCAGAAGCAACCAAGCAGAGCTTCAGGGATATCTCATGCTTAAGTGGCTTAAAACATGGAGGGGAATATTTTATAGATCCATCAATGTCATCACAAGTAGTACCAACCATGTTTGGAGTCACATGTGAAACCAGAAAACGCAGGAAAGAAAAGAGTGTGGGAGATGAAGAAGATACCCCAATGATTTGTGGCAGCATCCCAGGCACTCCACTGGGCATGATGACTTCAGATTATGATCCCAAATTGCAGATGCAGGAAGGGATGAGAAGTGGATTCACTATCTCTGGTCATGATAACCCTTCTCTTGGTCACTCTGAACGTTTTGAACCATGTAGACCCCAGCTGCAGTCTGGAACCTCATCAGAAGAATCACCTTTAATCACAGATACTGAAAAAATGGCAGACTCAGCAAATAGGAAACCTCCCGGAAATGTGATTTCTGTAATTCAGCACACGAATTCACTGAGCAGACCAAATTCATTTGAAAGGACTGAATCTACAGACCTTGTGGCTAACCAGCAGGATAAAGCCTATTCACCTTCTGAGACCTGTGAGAGTGAGATTTCAGAAGCCCCCGTGAGCCCAGAGTGTGTCCAGCAGGGGGATAGCACTGAAGCAAGGGGGAAACCACCCTCATCCCAGCATCAGCATCAGCAGTCCTATCACATGCAGCCCAGGTTGGTTCGTCAGCACAACATCCAGGTCCCTGAGATCCGGGTTACCGAAGAGCCCGATAAGCCAGACAAGGAGAAAGAGGTACAGAGTAAGGAGCCAGAGAAGCCTGCTGAAGAATTCCAATGGCCCCAGAGAAGTGAAACTCTTTCACAGCTCCCTGCTGAAAAGCTACCACCAAAAAAGAAACGTTTACGTCTTGCAGACATGGAGCACTCTTCTGGAGAATCTAGCTTTGAATCCACGGGAACAAGCCTCTCTCGTAGTCCCAGCCAAGAAAGCAACTTGTCCCATAGTTCCAGCTTTTCAATGTCTTTTGAAAGAGAAGAATCCCTTAAGCTTGTGGCACCTCCTAAACAGGATGAATTTGGGAAGCAGTCAGAGTTTTTGACTGTTCCAGCTGGCTCATACTCACTGTCTGTCCCTGGACATCACCACCAAAAGGAGATGAGACGCTGCTCATCAGAACAAATGCCTTGTCCTCACCCAGCCGAAGTTCCAGAGATCCGGAGTAAGTCTTTTGATTATGGGAATCTATCTCATGCTGCTGTGGCAGGTGCACCCCCTGCCACATTGTCCCCATCCCGGGAGAGGAAGAAGTGCTTCCTGGTGCGACAGGCTTCCTTCAGTGGCTTCCCAGAAATCACACCGGCTGAGCCAGGCATGGAACAGGGTATAAAGCAGGAACAGATGGAGCACATGCAGGCTGGTCTCAGATCTGCGTGGCATCATTCATCCTCTATGCTTCTTCCTATTCTGGCAGAGGACTCTGGGAATCAGCTTGGGGCAGGTTCAAGCCACCTAGCACAGCAGCCGGTTGTGCATATGGACAGTCAGGAAACTTTGAGAACTTCCCTAATCCCTCCAGCACCTTATCTCTCAAGCAAACATCCATCAGAACAGCCACACTTATTTGCACATCAAGAAAATATCCCATTTCCCCCAATTCACAATGCCTTGTTTCAATTCCAGTATCCAACTGTCTGTATGGTTCACTTACCAACTCAGCAGCCTCTCTGGTGGCAGGCATGTACTGAACCTTTGCAGAGGCATTTTCAGCCTCACTTTGCGCTACAGAAAAGTTATGGCAAGTCCCATTTCCAGCCAGATATTCATACCAGTTATCACTTAGAGCATGCTACTGACCACCTTGGAAAGAAGTCTGATGATTATGCACACACAAAAGAACAATCTTACCTGCACTATTCAGGAATGTCAGGAGAACACTCAAAGAATGCTCTTGCAAAGTTTCAGTCAGACCATAGTATCAAGTCAAGTGATATGTCCTCTGAGCAGCATTCTCAGGCTGACTTTGATTCATCAAACTCTGGACCTGTACAGTCATTACCTGGAACAGTGGTTCCTGTCAGGATTCAGACCCATGTACCATCATATGGTAGTGTCATGTACACCAGCATTTCTCAGATACTTGGGCAAAACAGCCCAGCAATTGTCATCTGCAAAGTGGATGAAACTATGACTCAAAGAACATTAGTCACCAATGCTGCCATGCAGGGAATTGGATTTAACATTGCCCAGATGTTAGGGCAACATTCAGGCTTAGAAAAATATCCTCTTTGGAAAGTACCTCAGACCTTACCCCTTGGCTTAGAGTCCTCAATCCCATTGTGTTtggcttccagctctgacactgccTCTACTCTTGGTGGTAGCAAACGTATGCTTTCTCCTGCTAGTAGCTTAGAACTCTTCATGGAAACAAAGCAGCAGAAAAGGgtcaaggaagagaaaatgtatGGTCAGATTGTTGAGGAACTGAGTGCCGTGGAGCTAACCAACTCCGATATCAAAAAGGATTACTCCCGCCCACAGAAGCCTCAGTTGGTTCGACAAGGCTGTGCATCTGAGCCAAAAGATGGTTTGCAATCTGGGTCATCCTCTTTATCTTCGCTATCACCCTCTTCATCTCAAGATTATCCATCTTCTAGTGTGCCATCCAGTGAGCCATTCCCACTCAGTAGGGAAAAACTTTCTAGCTTCAGTGCAACACCACCAGGGCAAAAATCCAGTGGCCCTTCTGAAGGCAAAGAATCATCAGATGAATTAGATATTGATGAGACAGCATCTGACATGAGCATGAGCCCACAGAGGTCATCCTTACCACCAGGGGATACTCAGCTTGAGGAACAAGGGAAGCAGCAGAAATTCCCTGTTGGTATGTTGGTCCAGATGGCGTCTGGTCCAAGTGGGAAGATGGGAAACTCAACTATACTTCTCACAgatgtggcagatttccagcagATTCTTCAGTTCCCTAGTTTGCGCACGACAACTACTGTGAGTTGGTGCTTCTTAAATTATACAAAACCCAGTTATGTGCAACAAGCCACCTTCAAGTCCTCAGTTTATGCTTCATggtgcattagttcatgtaaccCAAACCCATCAGGATTGAATACCAAGACTACTTTAGCACTTCTGAGATCCAAGCAAAAAATTACCGCAGAAATTTATACTCTGGCTGCTATGCATAGACCGGGAACCGGCAAACTCACCTCATCGAGTGCTTGGAAACAGTTTGCTCAG ATGAAACCTGAGGCATCGTTTTTATTTGGCAGCAAACTTGAAAGGAAACTAGTAGGAAGTATcctaaaagaaagagggaaaggagatatTCATGGAGATAAAGATATTGTATCCAAACAAACTGAGCCAATTCGAATTAAAATCTTTGAAGGAGG ATATAAGTCAAATGAGGAGTATGTCTATGTTAGGGGACGTGGACGAGGAAAGTACATTTGTGAAGAATGTGGGATTCGCTGTAAGAAGCCCAGCATGCTCAAAAAGCATATCCGCACACATACTGATGTACGGCCTTATGTATGCAAATTATGTAACTTTGCCTTCAAAACAAAAG GAAATCTAACAAAACATATGAAATCTAAAGCACACATGAAAAAATGTCTGGAGCTGGGAGTATCAATGACATCGGTGGATGATACAGAAACTGAAGAAGCAG AAAACATCGAAGATTTGCACAAGGGAACAGAAAAGAGTAGCATGTCAGGCATTTCAACTGACCACCAGTTTTCAGATGCTGAGGAATCAGATGGTGAGGatggagatgataatgatgatgaggatgacgatgatgatgaattTGATGACCAAGGAGACTTGACGCCAAAAACAAGATCAAGAAGCACTAGTCCACAACCACCCAGATTCTCCTCATTGCCTGTAAATGTTGGGGCTGTACCCCATAGGGCTCCTACTGATGTTTCAACGGGGCATTCCTCACTGATCAGTTACTTAGTTACTTTACCTAGTATTCAAGTTACCCAGCTGATGACACCAAGTGACTCATGTGAAGATACCCAGATGACACAGTATCAGAGATTGTTCCAGAGCAAAAGTACTGATTCGGAGCCAGACAAAGACAGGCTAGATATACCCAGTTGTATGGACGAAGAGTACATGCTTTCTTCAGAACCTAGCTCCTCTCCTAGGGACTTTTCTCCCTCAAGCCGACAGTCATCACCAGGATATGATTCTTCACCCTGTCGAGATAATTCACCAAATAGGTATTTAATGCCGAAAGGGGATTTATCACCCAGAAGACATGTGTCACCAAGGAGAGATCTTTCGCCCATGAGACATCTTTCACCCAGAAAAGAAGCTGCATTGAGGAGAGAGATATCATCAAGAGATGTTTCACCAAGGCGCCATCTGTCACCAAGGAGGCCCTTGTCACCTGGGAAAGATATAGTGGGTAGAAGAGATCTCTCAcccagaagagagagaagatatatGACCACCATTAGAGCACCATCACCCAGAAGGGCTTTATATCATAATCCACCATTGTCCATGGGGCCGTATTTGCAATCCGAGCCAGTTTTGTTGGGACCTACC AATTTACGAAGAGGATTACCTCAGGTTCCCTACTTCAGTCTCTACGGGGACAGAGAAGGTGCTCATGAACAGCAGGGTTCTAGCCTTTTCCCTGAAGGTCCTAATGACTATGTCTTTAGTCATCTTCCACTCCACTCTCAGCAACAAGTGCGAGCTCCTATCCCCATGAGGCCCATTGGTGGGATCCAAATGGTCCACTCCATACCCACGGCCATTTCAGGTTTACATGCTCCACCCACAATGCCTCTACCAGTGGCGGGCTCTGAGGAAAATCAAAGAGCTGCAGCTGAAACCATTGCTAGAGAACCCTACAACATCTCCCAGCCTCATGAGAAACGTTCTTCTCACGCCTTGCACTCATCTGGTCCACCCAGCacatcctcttcccccctactcctGCTGAAACAGAGCACTTCAGAAGACAGTCCAAATGCCACAGAGAGGGAACAGGAGGAGCACATACAGACTTGTACAAAAGCCATCGCCTCTCTCCGCATTGCCACAGAAGAGGCCAATCTGCTTGGGGCAGATCAGTCGTCGAAGGCACTGGAGCCCCATCAGAAACCCTCAGAAAGTGCACATTTGAGCATTAGACACTTTAGTGGACCTGAGCCAGGCCAGCCCTGTACCTCAGCCACCCACCCTGACTTGCACGATGGTGAAAAGGACAACTTTGGTACATCACAGACTGAATTAGCTCATTCCACATTTTACAGTAAGAGTTGTGTGGATGTCCAACAGTTAGGTTTTCATAGCCGAAAAGAGTTACCTTCAAGCACACAGGAAGGCAAAGATCCCGCATCAGAAAAGAGTCAACTACATTGA